In Streptomyces sp. Li-HN-5-11, the sequence GGGTCGGTTGACGCGGACCATTCCGCCCAGCCGCGACTCAGAGCGGGTGGTCGGTGGCGCGGCGTGCCAGTGCGGGCCAAGCTGGGTCGGAGCGGGTGGTGGGGGTGGCGACACGCGATCGTGGCCCGGTGGTGGGAGCAGGTCCCGTGTTGGGAAGAAGGGGAGCTCTGCCGTACCGCCTGCACCTGCTGGCGGAGGCCAACGTGTCGCGCGGCGTCGACGTTACCTCGGCGGCACCTGTGGGCACTTGCGATCGCAGGGCAGCCGACGAGAAGGGTCCAGTCATGCGGGTGTCGTCTCAGGGCGTTACGGTCGTGGCTCTCCTGGCGGATCCGGACGCGCCCACGGAGATCGCGCAGCGCATGGCCCGGACACTTTCTGCTCGGCTCGCCGACAAGTCTGGCCAGGGGCGACGGTTCGACGTCGAGGTGGTCAGTGAGCCCTTCACCTCGGGGACGGAGGACCCGCCCACCTTGATGCGCCGGATCATGGACCGTGGGAGTGCGGAGAACTGGGACATCGTCGTTGCCCTCACCGACCTTCCACTGCACTCACACGGGCGCAAGGTCGCTGTGCATCTGAATCACGAACGCGGCTTGGCGCTGCTCTCTCTTCCTTCACTGGGGGGCCTGCGGCTGCAGACGAGGGCCCGGCGGGCCGTCGAAGAAACCGTGCTTGGCTTGGCGGGTCAGCAAACCACTGGGGCTGAAGGACCTCCGCGAAGTCGGCCGCTTCTGGGGCCCCTCGTCAATCGTCTCGCGCCTATTCATCAGGGCCCATTCGGTGAGAAGGAGACCGACGACTTTCGGTACGTCGTCAGCGGGCCGCGCGGTTACCTGCGGGTGCTCGTCGGTATGGTCCGCGCCAACCGGCCGTGGCGGTTGGTGCCGGGCTTGTCGAAAGCCCTGGCAGCCGCACTCGCCACGGGGGCAGTCGCCACCGTGAACTCCACCGTCTGGAGCCTGGCCGCGTCCCAAAGCACCCCACGCCTCGTGATCGCCATGGTCGGGTCTGTCGCGATCATGATCGGCTGGCTGATCGTGGACGCGGAGCTGTGGCATCGATCACCGGAGAGCTCGCCGGAGGCGAGGCAGAGGGCGCGGCTCTACAACGCCTCGACGGTCGTGACCGTGGGTATCGGGGTGCTCGTCTGCTACGTGGGTTTGCTGGTCATCAACTGGGTGTGGGCGCTTTTCATCCTCAACGACCAACTGTTCGCTTCCGTGACACGCAACCCACTGCACGCCGAGGAGTACTTGACGTTGTCCTGGTTCGTCGCTTCGGTCGCCACCGTGGGTGGCGCGCTGGGATCGGGCCTGGAGAGCGACGAGGCGATCCGGGCAGCCGCCTACTCCAAGCGCGAACAGGAACGTCGCCGCACGCTCCAAGACAACCCCGGTGACCAGCCCTCGAAGTGAACCGATCCAGGCGCAAATGGCTCCTACGGGCGGCGGTCCCCCCGGCCCCCACGTCTGCTGAACTTGGGCCGCTTCCCTCAGCCGGCGGGCGACGCGCATCAGGCTAAGCATGGGCGGCACAGCAGCGCGATGTGCCCCGGTGGGCTGATCATGGCGATGACGGCGCGCGTGTGGTCCCCGGCAGGGCAGGTCCGTCACCCTTCTTCAGCCGCTTCGCGACCCCCGCCGGCCATTCCGGATCGGCTACGAGGACGACGTCGAGCTGCGACCGCCAAGGGCTGAACAGGCGGTAGAAATGTGGTCATCGATCGCCCCGTACTGCGTGGGTGCCGGTTTGTGGGTGTAGGTCAGCCGGGGTCGCGTGCCCGCCGAGCGCGCTGCCGTCAGAAGGTGGCGGCGCGGCCGGCGCGACCCGGCAGGGCGTTCCGGCTAGGCTCACGCCCGTGACGTGGCTGCGGGCCTTCGGGGAGGTCGTGCGATCCGGGCTCACGATCGAGGAGACGCGGCTGGAGCCCCTGCTCGCGCTGCGCACGGCCGCTGGGGTGGCGATCGTCATCGGAGCGGCGCTGTGGCTGCGCTCCCCTGCGTATGCCGCGTCGGCCGCCCTCGGTGCCTACTCCGCGGGTGGCGCCACCTTCCAGCGCACCTGGCGTCCACGCAAGGTGATCGCGCTCGGCGCAGGCGCCGGTCTGGCACTCAGCACGTTCGTGGGCTACCTGGCGGCGGGGCGACTCGTGACGTTCCTCCCACTGCTGGCCGTATGGGCCTTTGCCGCGGGGATGGCGTGGGCTGTCGGATCGACCGCTGGGATCGTCGCAGCCACGACGGTCGGCAGCATGCTGGTGACCGTCACCCTGCCCACGAGCGTCGGACGAGCCCTGGAGCACGCCGGGATCATCGCGCTCGGGGGCGTGGTGCAGGCCGTGCTGATCTTGCTGTTCCCGATCCGGCGTTGGGGGGCGCATCGTGACGCACTCGCCGACGCCCTGGCCGCCGTGGCGGACTACGCCCGCCGGTTGCGGCACGATCCGACCGCCCCGTTCGACCCGGAGCCGTTGATGACGGCCCGGGACGCGGCGGCCGTGACGCCGTCACAGGCCCGCACCCGTCCCCCCGTCCTCCACGGCCCCCGGGGCCTCGCCGAGCGCATTCGGCCGGTCGTCGCCGCGCTCGCCGACCCGGACGTCGGCGCCCCGGCGGAGGGACCCGGGCGGGACCGCGCGCGGGAGTTGCTCAACGCGGCCGCCGACGTCCTGGACGCGGCCGCCCGTTCGATTCGTCGCGGCACTCCCGCCGGCGTTCCGCCCGGGAGCGCGGACGTCCTGCGCGTCGACGAGAAGCACGAGGTGCTGGAAGGGCCCGCCCGGCAGGCCGCCGAGCGGCTCGTGGAACTGCTCGGCGAGGCGTTGGAGATCGCCGGGAGCGGCGGCGCGCGCGGGACGGCGCCCACGCCGCCCGGCCCCGCGGGTGCCCGGTTCCTGGTGCGCCCGACAATGTTCCGGCTGGTCCCGGTCGTCGTCCGGGCGGTCCGCCGTGAGCTCCGCTGGGACTCGCCCGTGTTCCGGCACGCCGTCCGCCTGGGGGCGGTGGCCACGGTCGGCTATCTGATCGCCGCCCGGCTACCCCTGGGCCACGGCTACTGGGCGCCCATCGCCTCGGTGATGGTGATGCGGCCGGACTTCCACCGGACCTACGCGCGTGCGGTGGCCCGCCTCGCCGGGACCCTGGCGGGGGTCACGCTTGCCACCGGGATGGTGCGGGCCCTGGGCCCGGACGCCCATGTGTTCGGCGCGCTGGCGGTGGTCTCGGTGGGCCTGTCGTACACGTTGATCCGTACCGGCTACGCCTACTCCCAGTGCTTCACCGCCGCGTACGTCGTCTTCCTGCTCGGCATGGGCGGCCAGGCATGGGAACAGACGGTCCCGGAGCGGGTGGTACTCACCCTGCTCGGCGGGGCCCTGGCAACGCTGGCGTACGTGGTGTTCCCCGCATGGGAGACACCCCGGCTGCCGGGCCGGCTTGCGGACTGGCTCGCCGCCAACGGCCGCTACGCGGCCGCGGTGCTCCGCAGCTACGCCGAACCGACCCGGGAGCATCGCGCCGACATGCGCAGGGCCCTCCTGGAGAGCAGACAGGCACGTGCCGCCTGGCAGGAGGCCTACGACCAGGCAAGGCAGGAACCGGTCCGCCCCAGGGGGCTGACGTCGCGCGAGGCGCAGGAGGCGCAGGAGGCGCTCAAAGGGTTCGGCCGGGCGGCGATGCTCATGGAGAGCCACGCCCCGCGGGCCGACAGCCGTGTCGTCCCCGAGGCGGAGCATTTCGCCGAGGCCCTGGAGGCGGACACCGCGCAGGCGGCAGTCGACGTACGCGAGCACAGGAATCCACACTGGGGGCGCATGGAGGAAGCGCTCAACGCGTGGCAGGACGCCGCCAGCAACCGGAGCCCGGTCGTGCGCGAGGCGGAACTGCAGAAACGGGCCTTGGAAGACCTCGCTACGGCCGTGAGCCGCACACCCCTGGAACGGGACGTCGGCTCTGCTCGCGAGGACCAACGGGTGCAGGCGGCCGCGGCGGCGCACGTCGACGGATCAGGAGCCGCGCACCGGGGTGGGTGACGAAGTTCTTGTCGGGATTTAGCCTTGTTCACGCGGAGTGACCGACTGCCTCGATTTCTGACCTGACGGGTGAAAGCGGAGCGCGCTGCCCCCTTGCAACTTCTGACGGCACTGCGCCGCGGCATGGGGCCGAGGGGGAGTTATTCCGGGGGTTCCGGGATCTGAGTGGGGCCGTGGCGGTCGAGGGCCTCTTCCAGTGCCATCCGTATGTCCGAGGGGATGTCGCCCTTGCGTCCCCAGATCAGGATCAGCTCGGCCACGTTGCGGAGCTTGATGTTCGTGTGCTGGGAGACGTCCTTGAGTACCGCCCAGCCCTGGTCGGGGGAGATCCGGCCGAGAGCGACCATCATCCCGATGGCCTGGTCCACGACGGCGTGCGAGGCCACGGCCTGCTTCAGCTGCTCGGCTTCATGCTGCAGCGCGAAGACGCGCTCGCTCTGATCGTTTGGGTCATCGGGCTCGTTCGGTGTCGGCGCCACGAGCCCATCCTCCTCACCAGCCCCGCTCAGCACCACCGGCAGCTCTGGCTGGGCTAGGAAGAGCTTTTGATCTTCCGGAGCCCGGTACGGGCAGCGGCGAGCATGCGCTGGTTGTCTCGGCGCATGCGCTGCGTGGCCTGCCAGGCGTCGGCCGTGGCCGTGCCCAGGGCCGCAGCCCGGATGGCGGCGGCGAGGGCTGGCTGGCACATCCGCTCGGCCCTCTGCCGCACCAGGGCCTGACGCGCTCGGTCCGGATCCATGGGTTCATCGTCCCTCATCGAGGCGGTAGCCGGTGACGAGCTCGGCCCGGATACGGATGATCTGGTCGAGGTCCCGGTCGATCCCCGCAGGGAGGAGACCCCCGGCGGTGGGCGCCGCCTCGGGTTGGCAACCGGCCGTCGTCTGACGGGAGTTGTGGCAGCGAGAGATGAGGCTGTCCTTGGAAACGATCAGTCATGGAGTGTTTCGCGGGAGGCCGGCTGTCCGGTCCTGCGGGAGCCTCGGCGGGTGATGCGCCTGGTCATGATGGTGATCGCCGCCCATGTGATCAATGTTTCCGAGTGCTGGATGAGCCGTTCGTAGTCGCGTGCGTGCCGGCGGGCGTGCATGATCCAGGCGAGCGACCTCTCCACCACCCAGCGGCGGGGCAGGACGACGAACCCGCTGGCGTCCTTCGGGCGGCTGACGGTCTTCAGGGTGAGATCGAGGTGGGTCTTCGACCAGGTCACGAGCTGTCCGGCGTAGGCGGAGTCGGCCCAGGCGATGGTGATCTCGGGGTGCATCAGCCGCAGCCGGAACAAGACCTCTTTGGCCGCGTCGCGTTCGGTCATGTCGGCCGGGGTGACCATCACGAACAGCGGCAGGCCCTTGGTGTCGACGACCAGATGGCGCTTGCGGCCGTTGATCTTCTTCGCGCCGTCGTAGCCGCGCGAGTCGCGCCCGACGGTCTCCGCCGCCTTGACCGACTGGGAGTCGATCACCGTGGCGACCGCTCCCGGTGCCCGGCCCATCTCGCGGCGGATGCGTTTGCGCAGCTGGTCGCGGATCTGCCCGACCACCCCGCAGGCGGCCCAGCGGGCCATGAAGCCGTAACACGTGCGCCAGGGCGGGAAGTCCTTGGGCAGGGCCCGCCACTTGCAGCCGGTATCGACTACATAGCGGATCGCGTCGACGATCTCGCGCCGCGGGTGCTTCTCCGGACGTCCCCCGGTGGGGGTCTCGCAGGCCGGGGGCGGCAGCAGAGCCTCGATGAGCGCCCATTCGTCGTCGAAGGTGTCGGACGGATAGCAGCGCGACCTGCCCATCCATGAACCTCCCCTCACGAAGTACGGGGGTTGGGGCCGACCGCGAAGCGGCCTGCCCCAACCGGTCAGGCGTTGATGTAGTCGGTGATGATGTCGAGCGTCGACTCGACCGAGCCGAGCTGCGTGTTGAGGTGCCTGATCCACCGTCCCTTCGGTTGCAGGGCCGCGTGCGGGCCGACGACAGCGGTGATGAAACGGCGGATCTCGGTGAGCTTCTCCCGCACGATCGCCAGTTCGTAGGCCTGGAGCTCCGTCGTGTCGGTGCAGAAGCGGTAGCCGTCCTTCTTCGTCCAGATCAACGGCGGCCAGCTGCGTTCGGCGATAATGTCGCGCAAGCAGGCCAGGCCCGCGCGGGCCTGGCTGGGCGTCAACTCGCTGGAGCGGACGAGCTGGACGAAGGTCAGCCCGGCCGGCCGGGCTTCGAAGAGCACGAATCGGATGATGTCGGCGTGCCGCTGGGACGCCGCCGATCTGCGCTCCGAGGCGCGCGGCACTGCCCTATTCGCCTTGCAGGAGGCGGGCCAGCTCGCCGTCGACGTCGACCTTCCCGGTGTCCACAGCCGTCTCGATCCAGTCCAAGGTGGCGCGAACACGCGCGACATTCTCGTGGAGGATGACGCGTTCGTCATCGCCGAGCTGCCGGTCGCGCAGGCCCGGGACGATGCGGCCGGACGCGGCGACGAACGAGTGACAGGCGGCGACCAGGTCCAGGAACTCCATGGAACGGTCGATCGCGCGGATCGCCGGGGCGACGGGGCTGTTGCGTTCGAAGTCCTCTCGGGCCTGCTGGCCGCGTTCGACCTGGGCGCGGTTGACCTGGTGGCGGGCGGTGTCGTCGCCCATCGCCTTGAACGCGACATCCGGCCGGCGCAGCAGACCGGTGGTCACCTCGGTGGCGACGGACTCGTCCCGGGTCAGCTCCTCGACCACCTTCACCTTGTCTGCCGCCTTGACCTTCGCGACGACCGCGGGACGACGCAGGATGTCCGGGGCGATCGCCGCGGCCACGTCGTCCTCACGGGACAACTCCGCGGCCACCCGTACTTTCTCCTCGGGCTTGACCTGGGCGACCACGGCCGGACGGCGCAGCAGGTCGCCGGTCACCGTCGCGGCGACCTCCTCGTCCTTGGCGAGGGTGTGGATGGCGCTGATCTTCTCCTGCGGGGTGACCGGATTGGCGACCTGCCGGCCCGTGCGGCGCTTGGCCTCGTCCGGCGTCCACCGCGACTGGCCCGGCGGCGTCAGGATCGCCGCGAACCGTTCCTCGTCGTCCGCGATCGCCGCGAGGATGTTGTGGACGGTGAACGACACCTCCGCAACCCGCCGGTCCTTCGGCCACTTCGACGCGGTCTGCCGAGCCTGCTTCACCGTGTAGTAGGACATTCCGATGTCCTCGGACAGGCGGAACAGCGACTCCTTCACCGTGAACGGGCCGTCGGCCGACGCGCCGCCGTGCTCGCGCATCGGCTCGATCTCCAGCGCGTAGTCGCCGACCTGGAACAGGATGCGGCTGGCCGTCTTCACCAGTTCCCGCAGCTCAACCACGATCTCCGCATAGCGGTGAGCGCTGACGCTGCCGACCCGGTCCACGGCCGTCTCGATCTCTTCGGGCATGGTTTCACCACCAACCCGCAGGCCGGGCACGGCAGTTGACCGTGACGAGACACGGCCCGCCTCATGAACCAGAGAGTCAGACCGAAAATCCTATGATCACAATGAACGACCGTAAATGACCGGACTATGAGCGGAGTTGGGATCCGGGTGCGTTCGCGTTGCGGTCACCGTGACCGTTCGCCGAACGATTCCCTCCGGGCCCTCCAGGCCCTCGTCACGCACCGCCGCGAGCAGTAGACCGCGTTCGACCGCCGGTCCACCCCGGCCACCCAACCGGCCCCGCACTCGGGACACTCCACCCGGCCCATGCCCACCAGCTCCGCCGCCACCCGCTTGCGCCACCGCGCCTCACGGCGCCACTGCCTGGCCCGACAGGCCGCCGAGCAGAACCGCGTACGAACTGGAGCACCCGGTCTCAACCGCTCACCACAGCCCTCGCACACCCGCCCCGCAACCCCGCCGGCACCCTCGGACACCCAGCCAGGCTAAGACCCAAAGCTACTCAAAACCGAGGATCGAAAACAGGTACTCAGGCCGGAGTGATCGAGTGGCCGGTCGCCGCCGCCGTGGGCGTCGGCCACCTTCTGGCCACCAGCCACAGCAGCCAGGTCGTCCGTGACTTCGGCGACGCCCTCGAAGAGGCCTGATTCCGCACCGGGCGACCGGCGCCCGTCCCGATCTGCAACAGCTCGTCGACGTCCTTTCGGCGCAACCGGGGCCAGGCGAGACGAGCCAGCGGTCTCGGTGAACGTTGGGCCGGTTCCTGCCTGGCGGCCACGCGTGCTCCTCGCCCCGGCATCGCTCGGCGGGCTCGGGTCTGCCCGCCTTGGCAGAAAGTCGCCGACATCCGAACGGGATGCGCAGCAGGGGATCCCGTGCCCCGCGGCGCGGCGTCCTCGACCCCGGGGCCCTGGCGCAACCGGGGATGCCCGGTAAGGGCCCGGCCGAAGCGGGGCATGCACGGATGGAAGAGTGAGATGTTCGCCGCGGGTCCGACACGGACGCGTGACGTGAACGAAACGGGTCGCTCCTAATTTCTGTCAATCGACAGGAATCCAGCGACAGGGGTCCGCCATGACCGCGACCGCACCGTCAGAACCACCTTCGTCCCCCGCCACTCCGGCACGCGCGGAGGCCACCGAGCTCGCCGCGTTCGGCTATCGGCAGGAGCTCCACCGCAGCATGGGCCGGTACGCGTCCTTCGCCGCCGGCTTCTCCTTCATCTCCGTACTGACCACCGTCTTCCAGTTCTTCGCCTTCGGGTACGCCTTCGGCGGCCCCGCCTTCTTCTGGACCTGGCCCGCTGTGCTCCTCGGCCAGTTGCTGGTGGCGGCGTGCTTCGCCGAACTCGCCGCCCGTTATCCCATCTCGGGAGCCATCTACCAGTGGTCGACCCGGCTGAGCACCCCTGCCTTCGGCTGGTTCGCAGGATGGATCATGGTGATCGGCCAGATCGTCGTCGTGGCGGCCGCGGCTCTCGCGCTCCAGGTCGTGCTGCCCGCCATCTGGTCCGGGTTTCAGCTGGTCGGCAAAGACCCGTCACCCGTCACCTCGAGCGGGGCGGCCAACGCCGCCCTTCTGGGTGTGCTCCTGCTCGGGCTCACCACTGTGGTGAATGTGCTGGACAACCGCATCATGTCGGCGATCAACCGGATCGGCGTGACTGCCGAGATCATCGGCGCGTGCCTGATCGTCCTGCTGCTGTTCACCCACGCCGAGCGCGGGCCCGGGGTCACCCTGCACACCGGGGGCCAGGGCGGCGCGGTCGGGGCGCTCCTGGTGGGTTCCTTCACCGCTGCCTATGTCCTGATCGGTTTCGACAGCGCCGGGGAGATGAGTGAGGAGACCCGCCTGCCACGCCGGACGGCACCCCGGACCGTCCTGACCGCCCTCGCCTCCGCGGGCGTGCTGGGTGGCCTGTTGCTGCTGGGCGGCTTGGTCGCCGCGCCCAGCATGACCAACGGCCGGCTGGCGGGAGAGGGACTGAGCTACGTCCTCACCAGCAGTCTGGGCAGCGGGATCGGCAAGGTGCTGCTGGCGGACGTGGCGGTGGCGATCACGGTGGCGACGCTGGCGATCCAGACCGCTGGGTCCCGGATGCTGTTCTCCATGGCGCGGGACGGCTCGATTCCCTTCTCCCGGCGGCTGGCGAAGGTTTCTCCGCGCACCGGTATGCCGGCCGGTCCGGTACTGGTCGTAGGGTTCGCATCGGCTGTGCTGTGCCTGCTGAACTTCGTCTCGCCGGACGCCTTTCTGGCGATCGGCACGACGTGCATCGCGATGCTCTACATCGCGTACGCCATGGTCACCGGGCCTCAGCTGTACCGCCGGCTGCGGGGCGGTCTTTCCGGGGACGGCGGCTGCGACGAGACGGGGCGCGCCTTGTTCTCACTGGGCCGTTGGGGTGTGCTGGTCAATGCCCTCGCCGTGGTGTACGGGGTGCTGATGGCCGTCAATCTGTCCTGGCCGCGTGCCGCCGTTTACGACCCGGCGGGCGGGCACTGGTACTTCCAGTGGTTCACACTGCTGTTCCTCGGTGCGACCGTCGTCCTCGGCGCGGCGTACCGCTGGTACCGCCGTCGTTCTCCGGTCGCGGTCGTGACGCAGGCCTCGGATCTGGTCGAGGCACCCGTCGAGGCCTGATCTGCTGGTGCAGGCGGCGCCCCGGCACGGGACCACAGCTCACGGGGCGAGGAGGGCTTTCCCCTCGCGGCCGAGCTTGGGGAGCACGTGCTCTGGGCACCCCGCCATCCGAAGCGCCGCATCAGCGGTGGCGGCGGCGATCGCCGCCACCTCCCGGTGCGGCGCTTCACGGCGTACGAGGATGACTCCCTCGATGAGCCCGAAGAGCAGTTCGGCGCGGATGTCCAGTTCGGCGGGAGGAAGTTCGCCGCCGGGCTCGGTGCCGGCGAGGAGCTCGCGATAGGCGGCCCTCAACTCGTCGCGCACAGCCCGGAAATCCGAGAAGCGCTCAGCGGAGACCTCCGGCAGGAGGTAGAGGGCACCCAGGTTGTGGCGGCCCCCGCACAACAGGGCGACGTCCGCCCGGCACAGCGCCCACAGCCGGGCCTCCGCGGGCACGTCGTGGCGCGCGGTGAGCTTGTGGGCGAGCTCCAGCGAGGGCCGGACGGTTCCTTCCAGCAGCGTGGCAAGGAGGTCTTCCTTGCCTGCGAAGTAGTGGTACATGGATGCCTGCCGCATGCCTGCCCGCTCCGCCACCGCACGGGTCGTCGTCGCGGCGTAGCCGAGCGTCGTGAACAGCTCGGCAGCCGCCTCGAGGAGCTCTTCGCGAGCGGAGAGTCCGCTGTCGCTTCGTCCCGCCGCGCGCGGCCGCCCCACTCGTCGTCGCGTTGTGCTCACCTGACGATCGTCCCACACACACGGGTCCCCGCTCGCGCGGTGAGACCTCGGTAACTCGGGTGAAACCGCAAGGCAATCGGCCGGAAGCCACGGCGACCTAATTTCTGTCGCACGACAGAAATTAGGGAGGTGAGCGCCGTGCCGACAGGGACGACCCACGGAGCCCGGGACCACGCACGTGCACAGGCGGGCACACGAGTGGACGCCATGCCCGTGCTGCCGGCCGCCGAATGGCCGGGACAACTACCGGAAGGCGTCGCGCCGCAGAGCCTGGTGTGGGCGGAAACCGTGGCCGGCGGCAACTACACCCACAAGGTGCTCGCCCGGGGCACGCAACTGCGGTTGACCGACCGGGCCGGCGACGCGTGCGCCCACCTCCTGCTCTACGCTGCCGACCGGCCGTGGGAACGGCTCAACGCCGCCGACACGGTCAAGGTGCTGTGGAACGCCTATCTGGGCGAGGGCCACCTGCTGCTGTCGGACCAGGGCCGGGTGCTCGCGTCCGTGGTGGACGACACCGGCGGCCGCCACGACACGTTGTGCGGCACCTCCACCGCGCTGCGCAA encodes:
- a CDS encoding FUSC family protein, which codes for MTWLRAFGEVVRSGLTIEETRLEPLLALRTAAGVAIVIGAALWLRSPAYAASAALGAYSAGGATFQRTWRPRKVIALGAGAGLALSTFVGYLAAGRLVTFLPLLAVWAFAAGMAWAVGSTAGIVAATTVGSMLVTVTLPTSVGRALEHAGIIALGGVVQAVLILLFPIRRWGAHRDALADALAAVADYARRLRHDPTAPFDPEPLMTARDAAAVTPSQARTRPPVLHGPRGLAERIRPVVAALADPDVGAPAEGPGRDRARELLNAAADVLDAAARSIRRGTPAGVPPGSADVLRVDEKHEVLEGPARQAAERLVELLGEALEIAGSGGARGTAPTPPGPAGARFLVRPTMFRLVPVVVRAVRRELRWDSPVFRHAVRLGAVATVGYLIAARLPLGHGYWAPIASVMVMRPDFHRTYARAVARLAGTLAGVTLATGMVRALGPDAHVFGALAVVSVGLSYTLIRTGYAYSQCFTAAYVVFLLGMGGQAWEQTVPERVVLTLLGGALATLAYVVFPAWETPRLPGRLADWLAANGRYAAAVLRSYAEPTREHRADMRRALLESRQARAAWQEAYDQARQEPVRPRGLTSREAQEAQEALKGFGRAAMLMESHAPRADSRVVPEAEHFAEALEADTAQAAVDVREHRNPHWGRMEEALNAWQDAASNRSPVVREAELQKRALEDLATAVSRTPLERDVGSAREDQRVQAAAAAHVDGSGAAHRGG
- a CDS encoding ANTAR domain-containing protein, producing MAPTPNEPDDPNDQSERVFALQHEAEQLKQAVASHAVVDQAIGMMVALGRISPDQGWAVLKDVSQHTNIKLRNVAELILIWGRKGDIPSDIRMALEEALDRHGPTQIPEPPE
- a CDS encoding IS5 family transposase, giving the protein MGRSRCYPSDTFDDEWALIEALLPPPACETPTGGRPEKHPRREIVDAIRYVVDTGCKWRALPKDFPPWRTCYGFMARWAACGVVGQIRDQLRKRIRREMGRAPGAVATVIDSQSVKAAETVGRDSRGYDGAKKINGRKRHLVVDTKGLPLFVMVTPADMTERDAAKEVLFRLRLMHPEITIAWADSAYAGQLVTWSKTHLDLTLKTVSRPKDASGFVVLPRRWVVERSLAWIMHARRHARDYERLIQHSETLITWAAITIMTRRITRRGSRRTGQPASRETLHD
- a CDS encoding RacP protein; translated protein: MPRASERRSAASQRHADIIRFVLFEARPAGLTFVQLVRSSELTPSQARAGLACLRDIIAERSWPPLIWTKKDGYRFCTDTTELQAYELAIVREKLTEIRRFITAVVGPHAALQPKGRWIRHLNTQLGSVESTLDIITDYINA
- a CDS encoding DUF6192 family protein yields the protein MPEEIETAVDRVGSVSAHRYAEIVVELRELVKTASRILFQVGDYALEIEPMREHGGASADGPFTVKESLFRLSEDIGMSYYTVKQARQTASKWPKDRRVAEVSFTVHNILAAIADDEERFAAILTPPGQSRWTPDEAKRRTGRQVANPVTPQEKISAIHTLAKDEEVAATVTGDLLRRPAVVAQVKPEEKVRVAAELSREDDVAAAIAPDILRRPAVVAKVKAADKVKVVEELTRDESVATEVTTGLLRRPDVAFKAMGDDTARHQVNRAQVERGQQAREDFERNSPVAPAIRAIDRSMEFLDLVAACHSFVAASGRIVPGLRDRQLGDDERVILHENVARVRATLDWIETAVDTGKVDVDGELARLLQGE
- a CDS encoding amino acid permease — translated: MTATAPSEPPSSPATPARAEATELAAFGYRQELHRSMGRYASFAAGFSFISVLTTVFQFFAFGYAFGGPAFFWTWPAVLLGQLLVAACFAELAARYPISGAIYQWSTRLSTPAFGWFAGWIMVIGQIVVVAAAALALQVVLPAIWSGFQLVGKDPSPVTSSGAANAALLGVLLLGLTTVVNVLDNRIMSAINRIGVTAEIIGACLIVLLLFTHAERGPGVTLHTGGQGGAVGALLVGSFTAAYVLIGFDSAGEMSEETRLPRRTAPRTVLTALASAGVLGGLLLLGGLVAAPSMTNGRLAGEGLSYVLTSSLGSGIGKVLLADVAVAITVATLAIQTAGSRMLFSMARDGSIPFSRRLAKVSPRTGMPAGPVLVVGFASAVLCLLNFVSPDAFLAIGTTCIAMLYIAYAMVTGPQLYRRLRGGLSGDGGCDETGRALFSLGRWGVLVNALAVVYGVLMAVNLSWPRAAVYDPAGGHWYFQWFTLLFLGATVVLGAAYRWYRRRSPVAVVTQASDLVEAPVEA
- a CDS encoding TetR/AcrR family transcriptional regulator, translating into MSTTRRRVGRPRAAGRSDSGLSAREELLEAAAELFTTLGYAATTTRAVAERAGMRQASMYHYFAGKEDLLATLLEGTVRPSLELAHKLTARHDVPAEARLWALCRADVALLCGGRHNLGALYLLPEVSAERFSDFRAVRDELRAAYRELLAGTEPGGELPPAELDIRAELLFGLIEGVILVRREAPHREVAAIAAATADAALRMAGCPEHVLPKLGREGKALLAP
- a CDS encoding urea amidolyase associated protein UAAP1 — protein: MPTGTTHGARDHARAQAGTRVDAMPVLPAAEWPGQLPEGVAPQSLVWAETVAGGNYTHKVLARGTQLRLTDRAGDACAHLLLYAADRPWERLNAADTVKVLWNAYLGEGHLLLSDQGRVLASVVDDTGGRHDTLCGTSTALRNTARYGDGSPQGPSPAGRELLKLAAMKNGLHPRDLPPSISFFQGVRVAADGTLEFTGSAGPGASVVLRAEQPLTVLIANVPHPLDPREAYVCSGLEVLAWRERPTAPGDRLWEASLEGRRAFLNTVDHLIARGIA